The DNA region acaaaaaaaacacagatgCAACTTGCATATGTAACACAACGTAAATCCTTAAAACAAAGTCGCATAGATATTGGCTTTTAAAGTGAGACACAAAAAAAGCAAAGCCTTTCAAGAGGAAGAGCAACAAGGCTTCTTAGCGTTTGAATCAGAAGTAGCAGCGACATCAATCGTTTGGCCTTCCTTGATGTTGGCATTTGCAGTTGCCTGGTCCGAAGATATCGATTTCTTGCTGATGATCCTATAAATCTCTGAGAGAATCGTCTGAAAAGCCTTCTCTACGTTTGATGCCTCGAGGGCAGATGTCTCGATGAAAGACAAGCCTTCTTTCTCAGCATAGCTCTGAGCATCCTCTGTGGCAACAGCTCTGAGATGCTTCAGATCTGTCTTGTTACCAATCAACATGATGACAATATTGGAATCAGCATGGTCTCTGAGTTCTTTTAACCACCTGCTTACGTTCTCAAAAGTTGTTGGCTTAGTGACGTCGTAGACCAAGAGAGCTCCAAGAGCGCCTCGGTAGTAGGCGCTAGTTATGGCTCTGTATCTTTCTTGCCCAGCAGTGTCCCATATCTGAGCTTTCACAGTCCTTCCTTCCACCTTAGAACAAAGATGATTGATTTTGCCAAAGAGgttaaaatcaacaaacaactcAGAAAGAAAACTCGAGACTGTGAAACAACGACCATGATTCATCATTACTTGAGTaacaaattttacaattttcatAGTCTAATACTCTAATTAGAAGTAAATGATGTTGTAGATCTGCCTTAAACAAAGGTGTTAGATCTGACATGTGAGGCAGCCACAACGTTAAACAGCCATAGTACGTACAAGAAAGCTTGGGATCattatcaacaaacaaaaaaaacgccTAAATGTTCTGAACAGAATCGAGAATTCTCTGTCTTATTCATGAGCTCATGGCCAACAATTATATACAGTCTTCTAGCTTGGAGAATACGTAATTATATGCAGAGAGATATGCAGAAGCNNNNNNNNNNNNNNNNNNNNNNNNNNNNNNNNNNNNNNNNNNNNNNNNNNNNNNNNNNNNNNNNNNNNNNNNNNNNNNNNNNNNNNNNNNNNNNNNNNNNNNNNNNNNNNNNNNNNNNNNNNNNNNNNNNNNNNNNNNNNNNNNNNNNNNNNNNNNNNNNNNNNNNNNNNNNNNNNNNNNNNNNNNNNNNNNNNNNNNNNNNNNNNNNNNNNNNNNNNNNNNNNNNNNNNNNNNNNNNNNNNNNNNNNNNNNNNNNNNNNNNNNNNNNNNNNNNNNNNNNNNNNNNNNNNNNNNNNNNNNNNNNNNNNNNNNNNNNNNNNNNNNNNNNNNNNNNNNNNNNNNNNNNNNNNNNNNNNNNNNNNNNNNNNNNNNNNNNNNNNNNNNNNNNNNNNNNNNNNNNNNNNNNNNNNNNNNNNNNNNNNNNNNNNNNNNNNNNNNNNNNNNNNNNNNNNNNNNNNNNNNNNNNNNNNNNNNNNNNNNNNNNNNNNNNNNNNNNNNNNNNNNNNNNNNNNNNNNNNNNNNNNNNNNNNNNNNNNNNNNNNNNNNNNNNNNNNNNNNNNNNNNNNNNNNNNNNNNNNNNNNNNNNNNNNNNNNNNNNNNNNNNNNNNNNNNNNNNNNNNNNNNNNNNNNNNNNNNNNNNNNNNNNNNNNNNNNNNNNNNNNNNNNNNNNNNNNNNNNNNNNNNNNNNNNNNNNNNNNNNNNNNNNNNNNNNNNNNNNNNNNNNNNNNNNNNNNNNNNNNNNNNNNTTTTACAATTTGTATAGTCTAATACTCTAATTAGAAGTAAATGATGTTGTAGATCTGCCTTAAACAAAGGTGTTAGATCTGACATGTGAGGCAGCCACAACGTTAAACAGCCATAGTACGTACAAGAAAGCTTGGGATCattatcaacaaacaaaaaaaacgccTAAATGTTCTGAACAGAATCGAGAATTCTCTGTCTTATTCATGAGCTCATGGCCAACAATTATATACAGTCTTCTAGCTTGGAGAATACGTAATTATATGCAGAGAGATATGCAGAAGCGTATAAGGAAGATGGAGATGATTGACGAGAGATTGAAGGAGACTTGATGACAATGAAGCATACAGTGGGCTGCCGTGAAGTCCAGTGGACTTAATATCGCAATATGTTCAAAGCAAACAAGTAAACATCAATATTCAGAACCAAACGGATCGAACCacaccaaaattttaaatgactAGTTCATCAAAAGAAACTTACAAGCAATCCTAGATCGAGAAACAGTTGGGGATTTTACagcaaacagagaaagagagagagagagagagagaagagtagaGTAAACATAATTGAAGAGTACGAGTAACGAATTCGACACCGATGGTGGATTTGGATTCTAAGCAGAACTCATTGCGAGTGAATCTAGAGAGGAGGTTTGACTTGCCGACACCGGAGTCTCCGATCAAAACCACTTTAAACAAGTAGTCGTATTCTTCATAGTCTAATAATACATATTGTCATatgttgtttttagtttcagaCAGTCGAAACTCGAAACCATGGCGTAATGAACgattacatgtaaaaaaagGCTTCAGGCCACGCTCGCATACTAATACTAAATACAATAATGTAAACTATAAGCTTCAGATTTCcatgaaaaattgttttcaagTTACTCGTCGTCAAACTTAAAAGAATGTAGAAACTTCGAGTTGGTTTATATAGAATCTGATAGATTGTTCTTAATTAACTTTGGTGATCaataaaattgtcaaaatacTGGGAGACCTTTATTCATCATCAAAACAACACACAAGATAAGAAACCATAATTAACTTTGGTGATCAAGAAAATTGTCAAAACTACTCGGAGACCTTTAATCATAAAAAGAACAGACAAGATAAGAAAccataattaactttttaaagttcTTGGGAGACTCTAATCTTTTAGTATTAAACACACAAGACTGGATCAGACTGGATCTTCCTTCTCCACACTCCCATCTTTTTTTTCCACCCCCCGCTCTACGAAAATACTGCATAAAATCGACAATAAGATTATTATAGCTATGACTATGAAAAACCATGCCAACATTGAAATCTTCATCgtttttgaataataagaaaaaaaaaaaagagtaaacgCAAAATAGAATTGTTTTGTGATGATCAAAATTGATTGCTTGTTGAtctgaaaactatatatatatatatatatataggcggGAACTGCTCGAAAACTTGGAAATTTACCATTTTGATAATtgaaaacttgctagaaaatactatatttattacttatattttCAATCTAACTGGtatatttcctttttcaaaagttcataaataaactaataaaaaatatttttgttttgcgtGTCTTCTTCTTAACTTCCCTTTTAATAACTGGTATATTTGCTTTTTTCCTGTCTTCTTGAAAAATGTAAATTGtgtgattttgttaatttgttaccATCTTTAGAAAAACTAAGATACAATTTCGGCTCTGTTCATAATTCAAAATACTACGTTGGtctctttgtttatttcattctACAGTATTCTCTTTTGCatgttttttctaattatatattacaactaCCAATCAAAAACTACAatgcctaaaaaaaaaaatatttcatttttcacAATTTGTATGAACGATTCCATACTCCATAGAATGTCATCTTAGAGAGTtcttatcaacaaaaaaaaaagaaaaaacacagatGCAACTTTGCATATGTAACACAACGCAAAGACTTTAAAACAAAGTCGCATAGATATTGGCTTTTAAAGTGagacacaaaaaagaaacaaagcctTTCAAGAGGAAGAGCAACAAGGCTTCTTAGCGTTTGAATCAGAAGTAGCAGCGACATCAATCGTTTGGCCTTCCTTGACGTTGGCATTTGCAGTTCCCTGGTCCGAAGATATCGATTTCTTGCTGATGATCCTATAAATCTCTGAGAGAATCGTCTGAAAAGCCTTCTCTACGTTTAATGCCTCGAGGGCAGATGTCTCGATGAAAGACAAGCCTTCTTTCTCAGCATAGCTCTGAGCATCCTCTGTGGCAACAGCTCTGAGATGCTTCAGATCTGTCTTGTTACCAATCAACATGATGACAATATTGGAATCAGCATGGTCTCTGAGTTCTTTTAACCACCTGCTTACATTCTCAAAAGTTGTTGGCTTAGTGACGTCGTAGACCAAGAGAGCTCCAAGAGCGCCTCGGTAGTAGGCGCTGGTTATGGCTCTGTATCTTTCTTGCCCAGCAGTGTCCCATATCTGAGCTTTCACAGTCCTTCCTTCCACCTTAGAACAAAGATGATTGATTTTGCCAAATACTAGGTCAAAATaatgagcagcagcagcagcaaaatGCATAACTGGCAGCTAAAATCAACAACGACCATGATTCATCATTACTTAAGTaacaaattttacaattttcatattctaatacTCTAACTAGAAGTAAATGATGTTGTAGATCTGACTTAAACACAGGTTTCTAGATCTGACATGTGAGGCAGCCACAACGCTAAACAACCATAGTACGTACAAGAAAGCTTGGGATCattatcaacaaacaaaaaaaaacgccTAAATGTTCAAAGCAAACATCAAAATCCAGAACCAAGCTCAAATGTTCCAACACACACAAATGGCGGTTTCCGAGTATTTCGTAAATACATATTACGGGAAATGAATGAATAGAGAGGTTATAGAACAAACGGACCGAGCCACACAAAACTACCAATCCTGATTCCAGAGACAATAAAAGAAACTTACAAGCAATCCTAGATCGAGGAAAAGTTGGGGATATACAgctaaagagaaagagagagaagagtagaCATACTTGGAGAGTACGAGTAGCGAATTCGACACCGATGGTGGATTTGGATTCTAAGCAAAACTCATTGCGAGTGAATCTAGAGAGGAGATTTGACTTGCCGACACCGGAGTCTCCGATCAAAACAACTTTAAACAAGTAGTCGTATTCTTCATCCGGTCTTCTCGCCATTGTTACGCTCCACTTTAATCGAGGAACGATAGATTTGGGATGATTTTTCAAAAAGCCCGAAgcgaaggagaagatgaagaaaaaataaataattttagattttaattatgattaattaatttgatttccCACTGGATCTGTTCAACCTTTTCTTCTCGGCTTGCTTTTTGAGTTCGAGTTGGGCTTTACAAACTGTAGAAAGGGCTTACATAACATACGTCGGCAAATAAAGAAAACTGGAAAGTAATAATAAGAGCTTAACcggaaaaataaacaaaatcagaattaaaaactaaaacaaaaccgAGCTAAACCAGAGGAATACACTCATACGTTtcaaaaaaaccctagatcatatcatcatcatcacccttCTTCACTCCTTTTATAACTTTCTCCGCCTCATcgtttttgcttcttctctcgATTTCTCTCTCACGGAAGATTTTTCCAACGTCAGGTAAAGATTCATCAACCGATCAATCCTTTTCTCTGATTAGCTCATAattcatagatatatatatatgatcgtcGAGCTCACTACTTGATGTTTTCCTTGGAACCAGATCCGATTTCAAAACCCGGAGTTGGTTTATTTTCCGTCTGAGAGAGAAATGGCTTTGGtgagttcttcttctctatGATCGTCTCTTGTTAcgatctcatctttttttttttttactgatttgtTGCTACGGTGCTCTTATAATCGCTAAGAAGCAAGCAAGAATTAGTTGTAGTAATCGGTTCGATTTAGCCATTTGATTGAAATTATGCTAGTCTGCATATCTAGCTGCTGTTTACTTAGTGTTGGGATACATATAGAGAGAATGAATGATGAGTTTTGCTGATAAAATTTGCGATTGCAGGTCTTGCACACGTACAAGGGAAACAAAAGTGCTGATAAGGCACTCATTGCTGCAGAGTATGTTGGTGTGCAGATCGATGTCCCCTCTGACTTTCAGATGGGTGTCACTAACAAAACACCAGAGTTCTTGAAGATGAACCCTATTGGAAAGGTTTGTTCTCAACACCTGGTCGTTGCTACATTTCTTGAATGGATATTATTAGTCTATTATCAGCTAACTAAAAGCTTCTTTGATCTTGCTAGGTTCCTGTGCTTGAGACTCCTGAGGGTTCAGTATTTGAGAGCAACGCTATTGCCCGTTATGGTAATATATTCATACCATTATAATTCATTTGTCTCTCTCCATGTCTAGGTTGATTGCTTGTTGGTTATAATGGATGTGTTGTTATCCCCATTGCAGTAAGCCGATTGAATGGTGGTGAGAACTCTTTGAACGGATCCTCCCTGATCGAATATGTAAGTATCTGTTTTCCCCGGTCTCTTATCCATTTGCACCTGCTCTAATATTTGTCGATCTGTTTGTTATTATTCCTTCTCAAAATTTATCTGCATGTTGCTTTTTGCAGGCACAAATTGAGCAATGGAGCGATTTTGCCTCTCTGGAGATCTATGGAAACACCTTGAGATGGTTTGGTCCAAGAATGGGATTTATGCCATACAGTGCTCCGGTAAGCTTTTGTGACTTTCATTGGTTGCTTCATTAACTCTCTATGATTGCAATCTAGGTACTCTTTTCACTATATAAATACtacatctgttttttttttctcatcccTGATTGTTGTACAAATGAAGGCTGAGGAAGGGACTATCTCTGCGTTGAAGAGAGCACTTGATGCTCTGAACACACATCTCGCTTCCAACACTTACCTTGTTGGACACTCTATCACCCTTGCTGATATTATCACTGTCTGCAACTTGAACTTGGGATTTGCTACTGTCATGACCAAGAAGTTTACCTCTGAATTCCCACACGTCGAGAGATACTTTTGGACTGTGATTAACCAACCCAACTTCAAGAAAGTGGTTGGTGAGGTCAAACAGACTGGAGCTGTCCCTCCTGTTGCTTCCAAGAAAGCTGCTCAGCCTGCCAAGCCCAAGGAAGAGCCTAAGAAAAAGGAAGCCCCGGCAGCAGAGGCACCTAAGTTTGCTGAAGAGGAAGAGGCACCAAAGCCAAAAGCCAAGAACCCTCTTGACCTTCTACCACCAAGCTCAATGGTACTGGATGATTGGAAGAGGCTGTACTCAAACACCAAATCTAACTTCCGTGAGGTTGCTATTAAAGGTGTGTGGTGATATCATTTCCCTTTACCTGGATTTACAGTTGGTATCAGGAAATGCAAGGAAATGATTTAGCCAGTGGAATGAAATGTGTATTATCATGTCTAATAGTATTGTGGCTCAAATGCAGGATTCTGGGACATGTATGACCCAGAGGGATACTCACTATGGTTTTGTGACTACAAGTACAACGATGAGAACATGGTGTCATTCGTCACGCTCAACAAGGTGGGTGGGTTCCTTCAGCGCATGGACTTGGCACGTAAATACTCGTTTGGAAAGATGCTGATATGCGGGTCAGAGGGTCCGTTCAAGGTGAAGGGGTTATGGCTATTCCGTGGACCAGAGATCCCCAAGTTCATAATGGATGAGGTGTACGACATGGAGCTGTACGAGTGGACCAAGGTTGATATCTCAGATGAAGCCCAGAAGGAGCGTGTTAGCCAGATGATTGAAGATGCAGAGCCATTTGAGGGTGAGGCTCTCTTGGACGCCAAGTGCTTCAAGTGAAAAGAGAGAATTTGCAGCCTGAGGAttacatatctctctctctttatcaaTAGGGATTTTGCTCTGTGACTTGTGTCGCATatactgtttttctttctttctaattgaGTGTTAAAGGACAAGGATGTggtcttttttttggttatttgttaaTGTTTCATCTCGACTCTTCTATGCTGTTTACTAAAACCAGTTTTTAGACCAGGCAAGTCTATCCTGGCAATTAGGCAATATATGGTCTGGTTGATTTGCTTTGACGCGCGATTCTATATTACTGGTCGTCGAGTTAAACAATTAAGTCAAGTCATTTGACATGCTTTGGAAAGTGtgttaaaaattgttgaaaaggAAAATCTTGTAAATCTTGTAGAATTAAGCGAACTAGTAAATTggtcaaaatataagaaaatgatttcTCTTTGTaattatctcaatttttttttttaatataaaagaatCTTCTGAAGTAATTCACTCTAAATAAAAAGTGCaacaactaaaaattaaattaaattaaaggtACTGGTATCCATTAAttaataacataatttattaaagGTTGGTCTAAAAAAATCAAGTGAATTGTTTGTTCTTTACTACAAGAGGCATATAtagttgttttaattttcaacACCAGAAGTATTTGTTCTTTCTTCACCGCAGCAAAAAAGATCGATCTGTCTTTCTCCTGCGAACATAACAtagaaagagagatgagagagctCTCTGCAAATAGTGGTCTAGCATGGCGGCGTTTGGTATTCTTCGCTTCGATTGGTTTGCAGTTCGTCCTAGGTTCGTCTTCTTCAGATCTAATCTGATTTCTTTCTCGAATGCCCTTAGATTGGCCAGTTTTCTCTGTCAGTTTGGTTTGATTAGAATCATCGGATTTTTAATGTTCGTCTGgggatttaggttttttttttttttgatttcgcGAGATTTATGTCAAATTTAGCTCAACCTCGGCTCCTTCGAGATCTTCGCCACACAGTTACTAAATTTTGTGCTTTAACATaagcaaataatttttttttactgttcaaTTAGTGTGTTTGGTTTCGCTATAGTTTCTGATGTGGCGAATAGATTGTGTCGTTACCTTGTCCTAAATGCGAACCCTGATTTTGAAGaggttttcttgctttttatttcttgtaaCTAGGGCAATGGTATTTGTATAATTCATCACTAGTTTCATGGTGTTGCTGCCTTTGGACATGTATTACCAAATTTTTGGTAACAGTCATTGAAAATCTCTTTGCTGTCTCTAGTTTTAGACATAAAAGTCATTGAAAATCTCTTTGCTGTCTCTAGTTTCAGACATTTGAAGTTGTACTGTCCATCTATTTTTACTGATGGCGTGCTTTTAGAAGTAGGGATTAGCTTACCCTGTAATATTCTGTAAATGCTTGTTGCAATTGATCTTGTTATATGTTGTCAATGTGTGTAGTTGTTGCTCCCCTTTAGTCGAAGATAAGAAACATGCTAAAGCTTTATATTTGAGTTTAGATTGTGTAACTTTAGCAGACTAAGCTTCTCATACAGTTacgaaccttttttttttttgttacatgcTTAGATGTCATCTACTAAAGTCTTCCGATATGACATTTGCAGGTCTATCAGGTGATTCCAAGGATACGAATGCAGGAGTTAAGGCAgaatctcattcttcttctagCAAAACAGGCACAAAGGTATTCCTCGTACTGTTCGGATTTGTGGCTGTGgcggccttctccttcttcctatACAAGCTatggcagaagaagaaaagagatgagCAGTATGCTCGACTGTTGAAGCTGTTTGAGGAAGACGATGAACTGGAGGTTGAATTAGGTCTTCGGGATTAAACACGCCAATTTGTCAACAAAGGCCTCATCATGTATGTTTGTGTTCGTTTTGTCCGATCATGTAGCTGGAACGTACGGGCATTTAAAtttgaagtatatataatatacgcACACTTTCATGGGTAACTGATGTAGCTGTCTCGTcactgatcatcatcatcaattcatcattaTCCTCTCTCTAGACGATTGTTTTCTGGTTGGAAATAAACACTCAAAACTTGTGGAAGTCTCTTACTTGTTTAGCTTTATTAGGTCCACTTTTGTACAACTTATTTAGTTATTACTAGTTGATTCCATGTACTTCTTTATAGTGAGTGATTCCTGCAACCTTGCTCTTCTTTTGGGATTGAGCCAGGTTTATTAAAAAGTTAGTACTCCAAGGGAACTTGTATGAATGAGCTTTGAGTTTTAAGTATTAGGAAGAATACATATATAGGGTGAGCAGTTTC from Camelina sativa cultivar DH55 chromosome 3, Cs, whole genome shotgun sequence includes:
- the LOC104767932 gene encoding ras-related protein RABA2a-like, which encodes MKIVKFVTQVMMNHGRCFTVSSFLSELFVDFNLFGKINHLCSKVEGRTVKAQIWDTAGQERYRAITSAYYRGALGALLVYDVTKPTTFENVSRWLKELRDHADSNIVIMLIGNKTDLKHLRAVATEDAQSYAEKEGLSFIETSALEASNVEKAFQTILSEIYRIISKKSISSDQATANANIKEGQTIDVAATSDSNAKKPCCSSS
- the LOC104767939 gene encoding ras-related protein RABA2a isoform X2 → MARRPDEEYDYLFKVVLIGDSGVGKSNLLSRFTRNEFCLESKSTIGVEFATRTLQVEGRTVKAQIWDTAGQERYRAITSAYYRGALGALLVYDVTKPTTFENVSRWLKELRDHADSNIVIMLIGNKTDLKHLRAVATEDAQSYAEKEGLSFIETSALEALNVEKAFQTILSEIYRIISKKSISSDQGTANANVKEGQTIDVAATSDSNAKKPCCSSS
- the LOC104767939 gene encoding ras-related protein RABA2a isoform X1; the encoded protein is MARRPDEEYDYLFKVVLIGDSGVGKSNLLSRFTRNEFCLESKSTIGVEFATRTLQLPVMHFAAAAAHYFDLVFGKINHLCSKVEGRTVKAQIWDTAGQERYRAITSAYYRGALGALLVYDVTKPTTFENVSRWLKELRDHADSNIVIMLIGNKTDLKHLRAVATEDAQSYAEKEGLSFIETSALEALNVEKAFQTILSEIYRIISKKSISSDQGTANANVKEGQTIDVAATSDSNAKKPCCSSS
- the LOC104767954 gene encoding probable elongation factor 1-gamma 1, translated to MALVLHTYKGNKSADKALIAAEYVGVQIDVPSDFQMGVTNKTPEFLKMNPIGKVPVLETPEGSVFESNAIARYVSRLNGGENSLNGSSLIEYAQIEQWSDFASLEIYGNTLRWFGPRMGFMPYSAPAEEGTISALKRALDALNTHLASNTYLVGHSITLADIITVCNLNLGFATVMTKKFTSEFPHVERYFWTVINQPNFKKVVGEVKQTGAVPPVASKKAAQPAKPKEEPKKKEAPAAEAPKFAEEEEAPKPKAKNPLDLLPPSSMVLDDWKRLYSNTKSNFREVAIKGFWDMYDPEGYSLWFCDYKYNDENMVSFVTLNKVGGFLQRMDLARKYSFGKMLICGSEGPFKVKGLWLFRGPEIPKFIMDEVYDMELYEWTKVDISDEAQKERVSQMIEDAEPFEGEALLDAKCFK
- the LOC104767960 gene encoding uncharacterized protein LOC104767960 translates to MRELSANSGLAWRRLVFFASIGLQFVLGLSGDSKDTNAGVKAESHSSSSKTGTKVFLVLFGFVAVAAFSFFLYKLWQKKKRDEQYARLLKLFEEDDELEVELGLRD